A stretch of DNA from Tubulanus polymorphus chromosome 6, tnTubPoly1.2, whole genome shotgun sequence:
TAATCATTAATCGTGTAGCCTGGGATTTGTATTATGTTCTCTACccataaaatacaaaaaatattaCGATGAAAACCATCATTCGGGATCACGatatatcaatttttcagATCCGAATGAGTGTACGTATCCTGGTTCGATCGGTTGTATGACTGAAGCTCAGTGCAATATAAACGTCCCCAATAGAGTCGATTATTTGACCGGTTACTGTCATGGCGGCTGCAACGCGAACTATATCGGCAAATACTGTGACAAAGGTCAGTCGTGTGTTACCCTGTGTGCAAGGATTCGAACTTCTTTGCTGGAGCTGGAAGTCCAGATACAAATTAATGGCTGTCTGTGTAGCGGCATAGCGCTCATGGCCAAGGACCGTGAGGGGATGGTCGACGATAGAAATCTCTTGAAATTTTGAGAAGAATTTGGTGGATTTTTACGACGTTGAACAGTGAATTCCgtgaaataaatcataaataatCCACCAAATCAATACCGCAATCACAGATCATTTCGCATGAGAAAATATTACTTCTTATTCGcctgaattgaaaaaattcactTAGGATTTTTTGGGGTAGACATTTTAAGGGAGCTCCAGATTTAGGAGGAGGGGGTCTGGACGCCCTTGGACCCCCTAAATCCGCGACCGGATTTTACTTTAGCAAGCAGCGTTTCATACCTTAGCATCGACGCCATGAACTTCGAAATTCCTACAATTGAATGAACATCGTTAAATTAACCAAGATATCCGAACCTACCAATTTTTTGgtatatttcagaattcagatTGACGTACACTATAAAACTGGTTAGCCAGCACCATAGCGTCAACGTCACTATATCGAATCCACGAGTACCGAATGGTAATATGGATTCAGGAAAGGGTTCTATACGTGTGGGATATCGCGTCCTTTACAGAAAAGTCGGCGATAAAGACTAGATTGTCGGAGCTACTGAACCACCAGCAAAACCGGGTGCCAGTACAAATTTCATGGCTCCGATGCGGGATAAAGTTATTTCAGGGCTTACTGCAAACACACGGTATGAATTCACGGCCACGGCCCGGAAAATCGACGCTAATTTGAACTCGATGTTGACCGAAGATCCTCTGAAAACCTATGTGCATACATTATGTCACGGTAATTCGCTTTTCGTTTTCAACGCATACAAATTATTCCGATTGGTAATTAAGAAAATTCATTGTATTACCTACAAGTTTTTTTACTGATTAATAGGGCCACTAGTCGGTCCTGGGATTACCGGTCTGCGACAACAGCGAGAAGCTGATTCCCCGTTGTTCAAAGTTTTCGTAGAATACGaggtaaatgaaaataatgattccaaAGTAATATATCCATTTTATTGAGAAACGCCTTCTTGAGGAGCGCTTAATTCAATGATGGTGGTATTTTTTTGGTACCATAATACGTTATCTAGTATTCTTAGTATGATTGCTGGTAGATTCAGAGTGGAGAGTTGAGATCGGTTTTCTCCGTGTTTGTCTTTTCAGACGATCACAGGGGATCAGCGACGTTGCGATGCACCAGGTAcgatttacagaattttcatCCAATCAACGACGAACGATACATGGATGAATGTCGGccagaattacaaaatttCCGGCCTAAAACCGTTGACGAAATATCGAGTGAAAGTCGGTATCAAGAATAAAGGAAATACTAACTTCGTCTTCGGCAAAATTCACGAATTCTTGACAGGATCAGCAGGTGttgcattttatttcaaatatttgagtTTGTAGATGTTAATAAGATCATATCTATGAAAGTAGGCTATACTTTGTCAAATACTTACTTTAACTCTATATtacttataatatttctatatctaCGTTTACTCACGATAATGAAGTTACCCATCTGACGGCCGCATATGCACCATTCGGTCTGAACGTTACCTGGAAGACTCCCGTTCAACTTCGACATCTACGATACAACTTCGCCGGAAAGTATCGATTGATAAGCCGGTTAGCGTGCCCGAAAAAGAGGTTgactgaaaaaacaaaaggATGTCCATTCCCAACCGATATCAACGAATTAGAACTAGTCGAACTGAGGAGCTACGCCTATTACGAGGTGACAATTACTCCTGTTTCGCTTAACGGCGAATCTAAAATGGAACGAGAATCAGTTGCATTTAACGTAACCACAAAACAGTCAGGTAACTGAGTTCAGGGTTTGTCTAAATCAGCACATTTTTAATCATAATGTCACTACACAACTTTTTTCAAGCTCCGACTGGTACCCCTAGACCAGGCGACGTTTGGCCACAAGATGTGGGCTTATCGACGATCAAGGAGACAACTTGGGCGTCAGTCCGTTTCCACGATATATCGTGCGAGTCGAGAAATGGAAACTTCACCGGTTTCCACTACAAACTCTACGAGAAAACCTCCGGCCAGTTGGTTCGGGAAAACGTGACGATGGTGAGATCACTTTATTACATTGAACACTTGAAGCCGTTCACGATCTATTTGCTGAGCTACACCTGGACGAACGAAGCCGGTGAAAGTCCGCAATCTGATACCACCGAATTCAAAACAGATGAAACTAGTAAGTCACATATAACAAATCATAATGAATTACCATTTTTCCATCCTGCGCTGCGTTTCCCCATTAGTTTGAATGccgtttttgataattttcagtAATTGAGATCTTTGCTGATCGAAATATTGTCTGAGGCTATCCTATCCAA
This window harbors:
- the LOC141906873 gene encoding uncharacterized protein LOC141906873; this encodes MNVGQNYKISGLKPLTKYRVKVGIKNKGNTNFVFGKIHEFLTGSAVTHLTAAYAPFGLNVTWKTPVQLRHLRYNFAGKYRLISRLACPKKRLTEKTKGCPFPTDINELELVELRSYAYYEVTITPVSLNGESKMERESVAFNVTTKQSAPTGTPRPGDVWPQDVGLSTIKETTWASVRFHDISCESRNGNFTGFHYKLYEKTSGQLVRENVTMVRSLYYIEHLKPFTIYLLSYTWTNEAGESPQSDTTEFKTDETTLLEVNMKINPVDRNEDKLDFTVDFTLNQIRGEVLSYALQCGETTGDGVKPKRPSRSYWSIDKDPNNLPFKVYNLKPATWYGCRGSALSKKGWGPSTPYVYVLTVG